Genomic DNA from bacterium:
GCCGCTCTCGCAGATGGGCCCCACCAGATCGGTCAGGCGCCGGGGGCGGCCGGCGGCCTCCTCCGCCACCGGCATCACCTCCTGATAGGCCTGATAGAGGCTGGGCCGGATCAAATCGTTCATGCCCGCATCAATGATGACAAAGCGCTTCTCGTCGTTCTCCTTGCCGTAAAGGACGCGGGCAACCAGGATGCCGGCGTTGCCGACGATCACCCGGCCGGGCTCGAAAACGAGGGTGCAGCCCAAATCCTTCAGCTGGGGCAGAATCGCCGCCGCATATTCCTTCGGCTCGGGCGGCGTTTCCTG
This window encodes:
- a CDS encoding diaminopimelate decarboxylase, whose protein sequence is QETPPEPKEYAAAILPQLKDLGCTLVFEPGRVIVGNAGILVARVLYGKENDEKRFVIIDAGMNDLIRPSLYQAYQEVMPVAEEAAGRPRRLTDLVGPICESGDYLAKDRELPEYRRGDLVAIMSSGAYGFAMASNYNSRPRPPEVLVREDEYFIIRERETYADLIRGEHIPEFIASGGGGK